The following nucleotide sequence is from Mycobacterium sp. 3519A.
TTCGTCGGTCCAAGGCTTGGGAAATTCGCCGGTGATGTCGATGCCTACCTCGGCCATCGCGGCGATCGCTGACGGATTGATTTCCTGGCCGGGTTCGGAGCCGCCAGACCAGGCGACGGCGTCCTCTCCGGCTAGGTGGGTGAAGAAACCGAGGGCCATTTGCGACCGGCCGGCGTTATGGGTGCACAAGAACAGCACCGACGGTCTGCCGTCGGTCATGATGAACTCCTGGGGTGATGCGGTACGACGACTTCGTCGGCCACCCGCGCGGAATCCGGGTACAGCGCAACGATCAACGCCAGACCGATGAGCCCGCCGACGATTTGGGCGGCGATGAACCCTGGCGCGGAGCCTGGAGCGATGCCGGCGAAGGTGTCGGAGAACATGCGGCCGACGGTTACCGCTGGATTGGCGAAAGACGTTGAGCTGGTGAACCAATACGCGGCTCCGATGTAGGCGCCCACGGCCGCCGCCGCGACGGATGCTCGGCCGGTTCGGGCGAGGGTGAAGATCAGGGCGATCAAACCGGCTGTCGCGACGATCTCGCCGACCACATGACCGGTCGTGATGCGGTCCTTGGTGGACCATTCGAACACCTG
It contains:
- a CDS encoding MIP/aquaporin family protein, with protein sequence MDTVALPRRLLAEFVGTALLVSVVVGSGIAAAALSANDVGLQLMENSTATVFGLAVLILMFGPVSGAHFNPVVTAADWLLGRRSGSGIAGSHAIAYTVVQTVGAVVGAWLANFMFDRQVFEWSTKDRITTGHVVGEIVATAGLIALIFTLARTGRASVAAAAVGAYIGAAYWFTSSTSFANPAVTVGRMFSDTFAGIAPGSAPGFIAAQIVGGLIGLALIVALYPDSARVADEVVVPHHPRSSS